One segment of Candidatus Omnitrophota bacterium DNA contains the following:
- a CDS encoding glucoamylase family protein has product MIIYKIPIALFLSLALVFATALPAFSTDAEFVDRLEYDTLHYFAGEANAANGLIKDSSRPGAPCSVAAVGFGLTVLCIGDSRGWIDREQVYERVLKTLKYFRDDVPNEHGFFYHFLDMRTGKRTWSSELSSIDTALFMAGALFAGEYFKGTEAEDVARQIYERVDWPWMMNGRKVICMGWRPEEGFLPYYWDSYSEAMILYALAIGSPTHPIPPGSWYEWARPVDTYADNKVVYCYTGSIFTYQYSHAWIDFRRLNDTDGTNYYANSVAATTANRAFCSDRADEYKTYGEDCWGLTACLGPKGYKGYGARPGEAFNDGTIAPSGMAGSVVFDWAASFAGLKYLYDNHKSFLYGKYGFKDAFNLDKSWWAEEYLGIDQGITVLMLENYKTGLVWSHFMRLAPIKRWIKLCFKVNG; this is encoded by the coding sequence GTGATAATATATAAAATACCCATAGCGTTATTTTTATCTCTGGCGCTTGTCTTTGCGACCGCCCTGCCCGCTTTTTCCACAGACGCCGAATTCGTTGATAGATTAGAATACGACACGCTCCACTATTTCGCGGGTGAGGCGAACGCCGCCAACGGCCTTATAAAGGACTCTTCCCGCCCGGGCGCGCCGTGCAGTGTGGCCGCCGTGGGGTTCGGATTAACCGTCCTGTGCATAGGCGACTCCCGCGGCTGGATCGACAGGGAGCAGGTCTACGAGCGGGTACTGAAGACGCTTAAATATTTTCGCGATGATGTCCCGAACGAACACGGTTTCTTCTATCATTTTCTGGACATGCGCACGGGCAAACGCACGTGGAGTTCCGAACTCTCATCCATCGACACGGCTCTTTTTATGGCGGGCGCGTTATTCGCGGGGGAGTATTTTAAAGGTACCGAGGCCGAGGATGTGGCCCGTCAGATATACGAAAGAGTCGACTGGCCATGGATGATGAATGGCCGCAAGGTCATATGTATGGGCTGGCGGCCGGAGGAAGGTTTCCTGCCGTACTACTGGGATTCCTACAGCGAGGCGATGATACTCTATGCTCTCGCAATAGGCTCGCCGACGCATCCGATCCCTCCCGGCTCCTGGTACGAATGGGCCCGTCCCGTCGACACCTATGCCGATAACAAAGTCGTATATTGCTACACCGGAAGCATCTTCACCTACCAGTATTCCCACGCCTGGATAGACTTCCGCCGCCTGAATGACACCGACGGCACCAACTATTACGCAAATTCCGTGGCCGCTACGACGGCGAACCGCGCCTTCTGCTCCGACAGGGCGGACGAGTATAAGACGTACGGCGAAGATTGCTGGGGGCTCACCGCGTGTCTGGGGCCGAAGGGCTACAAAGGGTACGGCGCACGGCCTGGGGAAGCGTTTAATGACGGTACGATAGCGCCGAGCGGCATGGCAGGCTCGGTGGTATTCGACTGGGCCGCCTCGTTTGCCGGGCTCAAATATCTTTATGACAACCACAAGAGTTTTTTATATGGGAAATACGGGTTCAAGGACGCGTTTAATCTCGACAAAAGTTGGTGGGCGGAAGAATATCTCGGCATAGATCAGGGCATAACCGTGCTTATGCTCGAGAATTACAAGACCGGCCTTGTCTGGAGCCATTTTATGCGCTTAGCTCCGATAAAGAGGTGGATAAAACTTTGTTTTAAGGTAAATGGTTGA
- a CDS encoding methyl-accepting chemotaxis protein, which yields MAERAYKRKHYLINKRFQLKYTVGIVALMLAIMLATGFGLYMGMWGSIIENFSKFKVSQNLETARRIAGYEEARYGTGDYRLEKIFREAELLSAEEQNTLKDALQSVNRSLVPKIAILSVLIFIAGIFVSHKIAGPMFRIEHSAEAIQRGDLRVHFNLRRDDEMHDVASALEEMVETLHEDIRKIKIESAALEEKIAILSGKGFIPRDEADRLKDILAGIGSVLLKYKT from the coding sequence ATGGCCGAAAGGGCATATAAGAGAAAGCATTATTTAATAAACAAAAGATTCCAGCTCAAATATACCGTCGGGATAGTGGCTCTCATGCTCGCGATAATGCTCGCCACGGGCTTCGGCCTCTACATGGGCATGTGGGGCTCCATCATAGAGAACTTCTCGAAGTTCAAAGTCTCGCAGAACCTCGAGACCGCCCGGCGGATAGCCGGTTACGAGGAGGCCAGGTACGGCACAGGCGACTACCGCTTAGAGAAGATATTCCGCGAGGCGGAGCTATTGAGCGCCGAGGAGCAGAATACACTGAAAGACGCCCTCCAGTCGGTGAACCGTTCGCTTGTCCCGAAGATAGCGATACTCTCCGTTCTGATATTCATAGCGGGCATATTCGTTTCACACAAGATCGCCGGCCCGATGTTCAGAATAGAGCATTCCGCAGAAGCTATACAGCGCGGCGACCTGCGGGTGCATTTTAATCTGCGCAGGGACGACGAGATGCACGATGTCGCCTCTGCCCTCGAGGAGATGGTCGAAACGCTCCACGAGGATATCAGGAAGATCAAAATCGAATCCGCCGCCCTGGAGGAGAAGATCGCCATCCTCTCCGGCAAAGGGTTCATACCCAGAGATGAAGCGGATCGATTAAAGGATATCCTCGCCGGAATCGGTTCGGTCTTATTAAAATATAAAACGTGA